Proteins encoded within one genomic window of Leptidea sinapis chromosome 7, ilLepSina1.1, whole genome shotgun sequence:
- the LOC126965422 gene encoding zinc finger protein 708-like has translation MTESSYVGGTMSNQCSYVKQGTGQHNGEKPYSRDECGQSITASGHLTNHKRIHTCDKPYPCNICGKSFNKSSNLKRHSRIHTGDKPYPCNICGKSFNKSSNLKRHSRIHTGDKPYPCNVCGKSFSESGHLKRHSRIHTGDKPYPCNVCGKSFSLSGHLKTHRRIHTGEKPYLCNVCGKSFSETGTLKRHSRIHTGDKPYPCNVCGKSFNKSSNLKRHSRIHTGDKPYPCNICGKSFNKSSNLKRHSRIHTGDKPYPCNVCGKSFSESGHLKRHSRIHTGDKPYPCNVCGKSFSLSGHLKTHRRIHTGEKPYLCNVSGKSFSETGKLKRHSRIHTGDKPYTYDICTLKFTHKQSLVKHL, from the coding sequence ATGACTGAATCCAGTTATGTTGGCGGAACAATGTCCAATCAATGTAGTTATGTAAAGCAAGGTACAGGTCAACATAATGGTGAAAAACCATACTCTCGTGATGAGTGTGGTCAGAGTATCACTGCATCTGGTCATTTGACGAACCACAAAAGAATACACACCTGCGATAAACCGTACCCATGCAATatatgtggtaagagtttcaataaATCTAGTAatttgaagagacatagtagaatacataccggtgataaaccgtACCCATGCAATatatgtggtaagagtttcaataaATCTAGTAatttgaagagacatagtagaatacataccggtgataaaccgtACCCatgcaatgtgtgtggtaagagtttcagtgaATCTGGTCatttgaagagacatagtagaatacataccggtgataaaccttacccgtgcaatgtgtgtggtaagagtttcagttTATCTGGTCATTTGAAGACACAtcgtagaatacataccggtgaaaaACCTTACCTTTGCAatgtatgtggtaagagtttcagtgaAACTGGTACATTGAagagacatagtagaatacataccggtgacaaaccttacccgtgcaatgtgtgtggtaagagtttcaataaATCTAGTAatttgaagagacatagtagaatacataccggtgataaaccgtACCCATGCAATatatgtggtaagagtttcaataaATCTAGTAatttgaagagacatagtagaatacataccggtgataaaccgtACCCatgcaatgtgtgtggtaagagtttcagtgaATCTGGTCatttgaagagacatagtagaatacataccggtgataaaccttacccgtgcaatgtgtgtggtaagagtttcagttTATCTGGTCATTTGAAGACACAtcgtagaatacataccggtgaaaaACCTTACCTTTGCAATGTaagtggtaagagtttcagtgaAACTGGTAAATTGAagagacatagtagaatacataccggtgataaaccatATACATACGACATTTGTACGCTGAAATTTACTCATAAGCAATCCCTTGTTAAACATTTATAG